A window of Phyllobacterium sp. T1293 contains these coding sequences:
- a CDS encoding DUF1134 domain-containing protein, which translates to MVSLVVAQPRLASAAQDQYSMNEIVNSGQRFFGSTSGGLASAVEKIFQSYGLPNGYILGEEGSGAIIGGLTYGEGSLYTKNAGDHKTFWQGPSIGWDFGGQGSRVMMLVYNLDDVQNLYGRFVGVAGSAYLFAGVGFNVLKRNQVLLVPIRTGVGARLGVNVGYLKITQSPTWNPF; encoded by the coding sequence ATGGTGTCGCTGGTTGTCGCGCAGCCGCGATTGGCCAGTGCTGCTCAGGACCAGTACTCGATGAACGAGATCGTCAATTCGGGGCAGAGGTTCTTTGGATCGACCTCCGGGGGACTTGCGTCCGCTGTCGAGAAGATTTTCCAGAGCTATGGTTTGCCGAACGGATATATCCTCGGTGAAGAAGGATCGGGCGCTATCATTGGCGGCCTGACCTATGGCGAAGGCTCGCTCTACACAAAGAATGCGGGCGATCACAAAACATTCTGGCAGGGACCATCCATCGGATGGGATTTTGGTGGCCAAGGCTCCCGTGTCATGATGCTCGTCTATAATCTCGACGATGTGCAGAACCTCTATGGCCGTTTTGTCGGCGTGGCGGGTTCGGCCTATCTCTTCGCCGGTGTTGGCTTCAACGTGCTCAAGCGCAATCAGGTTCTGCTTGTACCGATACGCACAGGCGTTGGCGCACGGCTTGGTGTAAATGTGGGCTATCTCAAAATCACCCAATCGCCGACCTGGAATCCGTTTTGA
- a CDS encoding TrmH family RNA methyltransferase, which yields MASDDQIWLEQRTIRIDDPEDARLVPYRDVRERDLVGREGRFIAEGKVVLNVLLANAAFAVESLLVLENRLAGLSEQIRLCPDDVPVYCVSRNVMDAIAGFPMHRGILAVGQRSAPCSASQLIDALPEKSLAVVLCGISNHDNMGSIFRNAAAFEADCILMDETSCDPLYRKAIRVSVGAALKVPFAREGSIEELVSKLQQANFHIYALSPSGTESIYTAQPGVRTALLLGTEGEGLPKALMQKLRTVRIPMSLEFDSLNVATASGIALSRFSRFSAA from the coding sequence ATGGCATCGGATGACCAGATCTGGCTCGAACAGCGCACCATTCGCATAGATGATCCAGAAGATGCGCGGCTTGTGCCCTATCGCGATGTCCGCGAGCGCGATCTGGTTGGCCGGGAAGGCCGCTTCATTGCGGAAGGTAAGGTTGTACTCAATGTATTGCTTGCCAACGCTGCTTTCGCTGTAGAGTCGCTTCTGGTTCTGGAAAACCGCCTCGCAGGACTGTCAGAGCAAATCCGTCTCTGCCCGGATGACGTTCCTGTCTACTGCGTTTCGCGCAATGTCATGGATGCGATTGCCGGTTTTCCCATGCATCGCGGTATTCTCGCAGTCGGACAGCGCAGTGCGCCCTGCTCTGCCAGTCAATTGATTGATGCTCTCCCCGAAAAATCACTTGCCGTGGTGCTTTGCGGCATATCCAACCACGACAATATGGGTTCAATCTTTCGCAATGCCGCAGCGTTCGAAGCTGACTGCATTCTGATGGATGAAACCAGCTGTGACCCGCTCTACCGCAAGGCAATCCGCGTCTCCGTGGGGGCAGCGCTCAAAGTGCCATTCGCCCGCGAGGGTTCCATCGAGGAACTCGTCAGCAAGCTGCAGCAGGCGAATTTTCATATCTACGCACTGAGCCCTTCGGGCACCGAAAGCATCTACACGGCACAACCCGGAGTGCGCACGGCCCTGCTGCTTGGAACCGAGGGAGAAGGTCTGCCAAAAGCGTTGATGCAAAAGCTGCGGACTGTCAGAATTCCAATGTCGCTGGAATTTGACAGTTTGAACGTCGCAACAGCGTCAGGCATTGCCCTGTCACGATTTAGCCGGTTCTCCGCCGCCTGA
- a CDS encoding HugZ family pyridoxamine 5'-phosphate oxidase — MTDKKDVIRETDADAVRLAKTLVRKARYAVIATLDPATGGPIATRVGLSTDHDGTPVILVSALSAHTPALIADPRCSLLVGEVGKGDPLAHPRITVFAKAREITREGVEHTRIEWRYLAHQPKAKLYAGLGDFRFFRLEPTGARLNGGFGRAYQLTADDLLSLNPVNDELAAAEKNAVEHMNDDHAEAIALYARFYAKAPDGSWRITGIDAEGFDIADGDDVQRIWFSTPLGSAKDMHMSLVRMAGEARAGLGTAGETA, encoded by the coding sequence GTGACCGACAAGAAGGATGTAATACGCGAGACCGACGCAGACGCTGTCCGATTGGCAAAGACACTGGTCCGCAAGGCGCGTTACGCTGTCATCGCGACGCTTGATCCTGCGACCGGCGGTCCCATTGCCACCCGTGTCGGCCTTTCCACGGATCATGACGGCACACCTGTTATTCTTGTCTCCGCCCTTTCCGCACACACGCCTGCCCTGATCGCTGACCCGCGTTGTTCGCTGCTGGTCGGCGAAGTCGGCAAGGGCGATCCACTCGCCCATCCACGTATTACCGTATTTGCCAAAGCGCGGGAAATTACCCGTGAAGGCGTTGAACATACCCGTATCGAATGGCGCTATCTCGCACACCAGCCCAAGGCCAAGCTTTATGCCGGGCTTGGCGACTTCCGCTTTTTCCGGCTTGAGCCGACGGGTGCAAGACTCAACGGCGGGTTTGGTAGGGCCTACCAGTTAACTGCTGACGATCTGCTCAGCCTCAATCCGGTCAATGACGAATTGGCGGCTGCAGAGAAAAATGCAGTCGAACATATGAATGATGACCACGCGGAGGCCATAGCGCTCTATGCACGGTTTTACGCCAAGGCACCTGATGGCAGCTGGCGCATAACCGGCATCGACGCCGAGGGTTTTGATATTGCCGATGGCGATGATGTGCAGCGCATCTGGTTTTCCACGCCGCTCGGCTCAGCCAAGGATATGCATATGAGCCTCGTGCGCATGGCTGGCGAAGCGCGGGCGGGCTTGGGCACTGCTGGCGAAACGGCCTGA